In Primulina huaijiensis isolate GDHJ02 chromosome 6, ASM1229523v2, whole genome shotgun sequence, a single window of DNA contains:
- the LOC140979354 gene encoding ASC1-like protein: MGFLEVRKSVDWEQESYAQYQDFIALPLFAVFFPTVRFFLDRFVFEKIGRRLIFGKGMQTIENESQERKKKIRKFKESAWKCIYYLSAEILALAVTYDEPWFKTTKYFWVGPGNQSWPDQMYKLKLKGLYMYAGGFYVYSIFALIFWETRRSDFGVSMGHHVATLILIMFSYTSRFARVGSIVLALHDASDVFLEVGKMSKYSGAEALASFSFVLFVLSWVLLRLIYYPFWVLWSTSYEVTQTLDKEKHKVEGPIYYYIFNFLLFSLLVLHIYWWVLMYRMLVKQVLARGKVSDDVRSDSEDEDQHED; the protein is encoded by the exons ATGGGCTTTCTTGAGGTGAGGAAATCTGTGGACTGGGAGCAAGAATCCTACGCGCAATATCAAGATTTCATCGCGTTACCTCTCTTCGCAGTCTTTTTTCCTACTGTTCGATTTTTCCTGGACAGATTTGTTTTCGAG AAGATCGGAAGGCGTCTAATATTTGGAAAAGGAATGCAAACCATTGAAAATGAATCACAAGAGCGTAAGAAGAAAATACGCAAATTCAAGGAGTCAGCATGGAAATGTATTTACTATCTTTCAGCTGAGATTTTAGCCCTAGCCGTGACTTATGACGAGCCTTGGTTCAAAACCACCAAATATTTTTGGGTTGGGCCTGGAAACCAATCCTGGCCTGACCAAATGTACAA GTTGAAACTGAAGGGTCTCTATATGTATGCTGGAGGATTCTACGTGTACTCCATCTTTGCTTTGATATTTTGGGAAACAAGGCGGTCTGATTTTGGAGTTTCGATGGGTCATCATGTTGCAACTTTAATTCTCATCATGTTTTCTTACACATCAAG GTTTGCGCGTGTCGGTTCAATTGTTTTAGCTCTTCACGATGCCAGCGATGTGTTTCTTGAAGTAGGGAAGATGTCTAAATACAGTGGTGCTGAAGCCTTGGCGAGCTTCTCATTTGTGCTTTTTGTCTTATCGTGGGTCCTACTCCGTCTCATTTATTATCCGTTCTGGGTCCTTTGGAGCACGAG TTACGAAGTGACTCAGACATTGGATAAGGAGAAACACAAAGTGGAAGGGCCTATCTATTACTATatcttcaattttcttcttttctcGTTGCTCGTTCTTCACATCTACTGGTGGGTGTTGATGTACCGGATGCTTGTCAAGCAAGTCCTTGCGAGGGGCAAAGTTAGCGATGATGTTCGATCTG ATTCTGAAGATGAAGATCAGCATGAAGATTGA